A genomic segment from Hyalangium ruber encodes:
- the tgt gene encoding tRNA guanosine(34) transglycosylase Tgt: MGESKGKGDTRVAPGLVRYELLHEDAGSKARRGRVHTPHGPIETPIFMPVGTVGSVKGVGPDDLLTLDAQIILGNTYHLMLRPGEALVGEMGGLHRFISWERPMLTDSGGFQVFSLAEKRKITEEGAAFQSHLDGSRHMLTPERSIEIQETLGADIIMAFDECPPATSERSYLEQSLARTTRWLHRCAKAWSRERSSLFGIVQGGMHEDLRKSHAEAVCSVDLPGYALGGYSVGETPEAMHAGVAYSAPLLPRDKPRYLMGVGTPVDLVTCVEAGVDMFDCVLPTRCARNGLLFTSEGKVVIRNAVYAKDPRPVDPACTCYTCRTFSRAYLRHLFVAGEILAMRLNTLHNLHYFLGLMAQVRRAISEDRFASFAREFRARAADQEAERTRSR, translated from the coding sequence ATGGGTGAGTCGAAGGGTAAGGGCGATACGCGGGTGGCACCGGGCCTGGTGCGCTATGAGCTGCTCCACGAGGACGCGGGCTCGAAGGCGCGGCGCGGCCGGGTCCACACCCCCCACGGGCCCATCGAGACGCCCATCTTCATGCCCGTGGGCACCGTGGGCAGCGTCAAGGGCGTGGGGCCGGATGACCTGCTCACCCTGGATGCGCAGATCATCCTCGGCAACACCTACCACCTGATGCTCCGGCCCGGCGAGGCGCTGGTGGGTGAGATGGGCGGCCTGCACCGCTTCATCTCCTGGGAGCGGCCGATGCTCACCGACTCGGGCGGCTTCCAGGTCTTCAGCCTCGCCGAGAAGCGCAAAATCACCGAGGAGGGCGCCGCCTTCCAGTCGCACCTGGACGGCTCGCGCCACATGCTCACCCCCGAGCGCTCCATCGAGATCCAGGAGACGCTCGGCGCCGACATCATCATGGCCTTCGATGAGTGTCCGCCCGCCACCTCGGAGCGCTCCTACCTGGAGCAGTCCCTGGCGCGCACCACCCGCTGGTTGCACCGCTGCGCCAAGGCCTGGAGCCGCGAGCGCTCCTCCCTTTTCGGCATCGTCCAGGGCGGCATGCACGAGGACCTGCGCAAATCCCACGCCGAGGCCGTGTGCTCCGTGGACCTGCCCGGCTACGCCCTGGGCGGCTACTCAGTGGGAGAGACGCCCGAGGCCATGCACGCCGGCGTGGCCTATTCGGCGCCCCTGCTGCCGCGCGACAAGCCGCGCTACCTCATGGGCGTGGGCACCCCCGTGGACCTCGTCACCTGCGTCGAGGCCGGCGTGGACATGTTCGACTGCGTCCTGCCCACCCGCTGCGCCCGCAACGGCCTGCTCTTCACCTCCGAGGGCAAGGTCGTCATCCGCAACGCCGTGTATGCCAAGGACCCACGTCCGGTGGACCCGGCCTGCACCTGCTACACCTGCCGCACGTTCAGCCGGGCCTACCTGCGCCATCTCTTCGTGGCCGGGGAGATCCTCGCCATGCGGCTCAACACCCTGCACAACCTGCACTACTTCCTGGGGTTGATGGCCCAGGTGCGCCGGGCCATCTCCGAGGATCGCTTCGCCTCCTTCGCCCGGGAATTCCGTGCCCGGGCGGCGGATCAGGAGGCCGAGCGCACCCGCTCCCGGTGA